One segment of Bacteroidales bacterium DNA contains the following:
- a CDS encoding SurA N-terminal domain-containing protein — MAVLEKLRVRAGLLLAIIIGLALLAFVLSDLLDSSGSLFTRSKYEIAEVSGKSVPYTEYENKVKKLEDIQKLQSGQMSVDEQTMDQIRTVTWDNMIQDMILDKQYNRLGVEVSSEELANLIMGENPHPALAQLFTDPQTGILNRQALSAFLQRVSAEDETSDEKRYYNFLEDEIYRQRKNIKYLNLVRQGLYATKFDAERQQMESSKTADVNFIVKNFSTVSDSSIQVSKSDLEKYYKENKNLFKQSESRDLRYVYYEVVPSQADFKYAEQWINDIAPDFEKADNPVQFVNTESDVPFDQKNYKEGELSDTLNKALFNASVGASFGPYFTDNSYRISRLAAVNYLPDSVKARHILLRATQANAQAMFKLADSLATLVRKGEDFSKLALMYSSDNSAQLGGDVGWFTEGKMVKPFSDSCFLAKKGEVKVVPTQFGIHVIQVTDQSKPTRKVQVATLVKKVTASENTDHDYYMQANEFAGMNNDYDKFVQAVANPKGFTVRSALNVAPMDKRVNDMQSARQLVSWAYKAEKKDVSTVFKIEDRYVVATVENIREEGIAPLEEVKADVENRVKQEKKAETLVAQFNEKSGSAKSLDDLAGSMGLSVEPVSGIKFSSSTLGNAGVEPKVVAAALSLEKGVVSKPIIGENGVYVLYVNNVVAPQSTENNTQVDMNRNFVERNYAARTNYYAFEALKELAKVKDNRRMFY, encoded by the coding sequence ATGGCAGTTTTAGAAAAGCTGAGAGTCAGAGCCGGACTTTTACTGGCTATCATAATTGGTTTGGCATTGCTTGCTTTTGTGTTGAGCGATTTACTCGATTCATCGGGATCATTGTTTACACGTTCCAAATATGAAATAGCCGAAGTTTCCGGCAAATCTGTTCCATATACGGAATATGAGAATAAGGTAAAAAAACTGGAAGATATCCAGAAGCTCCAGAGTGGTCAGATGAGTGTTGACGAACAGACAATGGATCAGATTCGCACGGTAACGTGGGATAATATGATCCAGGATATGATACTCGACAAACAATACAACCGTCTTGGCGTGGAAGTTTCGTCCGAAGAGCTTGCTAATTTAATAATGGGTGAAAACCCGCACCCGGCCCTTGCCCAGCTTTTTACCGATCCTCAGACAGGCATTTTGAACCGGCAGGCATTAAGTGCTTTCCTGCAACGCGTAAGTGCCGAGGATGAAACATCGGATGAGAAAAGGTATTATAACTTCCTTGAAGATGAAATTTACAGGCAAAGAAAGAATATAAAATACCTGAACCTGGTACGGCAGGGATTATATGCCACAAAATTTGACGCAGAACGTCAGCAGATGGAATCATCAAAGACCGCTGATGTGAATTTCATCGTTAAAAACTTCAGTACAGTTTCTGATTCATCGATACAGGTTTCAAAAAGCGACCTTGAAAAGTATTACAAGGAGAATAAAAACCTGTTTAAACAGAGCGAATCACGTGACCTGAGATATGTATATTATGAAGTGGTTCCTTCACAGGCCGATTTCAAATATGCTGAGCAATGGATCAATGACATTGCCCCTGATTTTGAAAAAGCTGATAATCCGGTTCAGTTCGTAAATACCGAATCTGACGTTCCTTTTGATCAGAAAAATTATAAAGAAGGCGAGCTTTCTGACACACTCAATAAGGCCTTGTTCAATGCATCGGTTGGTGCATCTTTTGGCCCTTATTTCACTGACAATTCATACCGTATCTCCCGGCTGGCAGCTGTGAACTACCTGCCCGACTCGGTGAAGGCAAGGCATATTTTATTACGTGCCACACAGGCCAATGCACAGGCCATGTTTAAACTGGCTGACAGTCTGGCTACCCTTGTAAGAAAAGGCGAAGATTTTTCAAAGCTGGCCCTGATGTACTCTTCCGACAACTCAGCACAGCTTGGCGGTGATGTAGGTTGGTTTACAGAAGGCAAAATGGTAAAACCCTTCAGTGATTCCTGTTTCCTTGCAAAGAAAGGCGAAGTTAAAGTGGTTCCCACACAATTTGGAATCCATGTAATACAGGTTACTGACCAGTCGAAACCTACCCGTAAGGTTCAGGTGGCTACCCTTGTAAAAAAGGTTACGGCCAGTGAGAATACCGACCATGATTACTATATGCAGGCCAACGAATTTGCTGGCATGAATAATGACTATGACAAATTTGTTCAGGCTGTAGCCAATCCCAAAGGTTTCACCGTACGCAGCGCATTGAACGTTGCTCCTATGGACAAAAGGGTAAATGATATGCAATCTGCCCGTCAGCTTGTGAGCTGGGCCTATAAAGCCGAGAAAAAGGATGTTTCAACCGTGTTTAAAATTGAAGACCGCTATGTGGTAGCTACAGTTGAAAACATTCGGGAAGAAGGCATTGCTCCTCTCGAAGAGGTTAAAGCTGATGTAGAAAACAGGGTAAAGCAGGAGAAGAAAGCTGAAACACTCGTAGCGCAGTTCAATGAAAAGTCAGGTTCTGCCAAATCGCTGGATGACCTTGCTGGCAGTATGGGCCTTTCAGTTGAGCCCGTAAGCGGAATAAAATTCTCATCATCCACACTCGGAAATGCCGGTGTTGAACCGAAAGTTGTTGCGGCAGCCCTTTCATTGGAAAAAGGCGTTGTTTCAAAGCCCATTATCGGTGAAAACGGAGTTTATGTTCTTTACGTAAATAACGTCGTTGCACCTCAGTCAACCGAAAACAATACACAGGTTGATATGAACCGGAACTTTGTTGAACGTAATTATGCTGCCCGTACCAATTACTATGCTTTTGAAGCATTGAAAGAATTGGCCAAGGTAAAGGATAACAGGAGAATGTTCTACTAG